A region of Asterias amurensis chromosome 22, ASM3211899v1 DNA encodes the following proteins:
- the LOC139953728 gene encoding ras-related and estrogen-regulated growth inhibitor-like — MSRTGPQAKTVETRIVVLGRPGVGKSATVVRFLTRRFIWEYDPTLEFTYRHQTIIDDETVTMEILDTAGHQEDTLNNREGHVRWGEGFLLLYSVTDRKSFEDIMQIKNYLDEIKKARNVTMVIVANKCDLDHLRTVSTEDGERLAQDLACAFYEVSACRGDESIEEAFHELCREVRRRKAMEGSKQNRRRSSIQQMKQVLNKTFTKINNRQ, encoded by the exons ATGAGTCGTACGGGACCACAAGCTAAGACTGTGGAAACGAGAATAGTTGTTCTTGGGCGACCAGGAGTTGGGAAATCAG ctaCAGTAGTTCGGTTTCTTACTCGTCGATTTATATGGGAGTACGACCCTACATTAG AATTTACCTATCGACATCAGACGATAATTGATGATGAAACTGTTACCATGGAGATATTAGATACAGCTGGTCATCAG GAAGACACTTTGAACAACAGAGAAGGTCACGTGAGGTGGGGAGAAGGCTTTCTACTTTTATACAGTGTGACTGATCGCAAGAGCTTTGAAGATATTATGCAAATCAAAAACTATTTAGATGAAATCAAAAAGGCCAGGAATGTTACCATGGTGATTGTTGCTAACAAGTGTGACTTGGATCATCTACGCACTGTATCGACTGAAGATGGTGAGAGATTGGCTCAAGATTTGGCGTGTGCTTTTTATGAGGTATCGGCTTGTAGAGGGGATGAGAGTATTGAAGAAGCCTTTCATGAACTTTGCCGTGAAGTAAGAAGACGTAAAGCTATGGAAGGATCCAAACAAAACAGAAGACGAAGCTCCATCCAGCAGATGAAACAAGTACTTAATAAAACATTCACTAAGATCAACAATAGACAATGA
- the LOC139954085 gene encoding adhesion G protein-coupled receptor L4-like, whose product MTGYADYYKSSGRQTPFNSGAVFVLSSTGHKVLPSLTTDSPATNSTTTLSASTISSTISTVHSTQIPTTEQPSRGMTSSEMPPSTTTSSTEIPTTQSTSQPTSQIITTSQTSASQTTASPTSESQTSPSQTTVSQTSPAQTNASHTSPSQTTASPTSASQTSPSQTTVSQTSPSQTTAHQTSVSQTSPSQTTASHTSPSQTTASQTSASQTSPSQTTASQTSASQTSPSQTTASQTSASHTNAPVTSASQTTASQTSVSHTSAPVTSVPTTDYISSQLLTTTPPTNVPLTQPTSNQHVSHAPTDADIIGNENVSTKSSATYLDSAGIPEKCIPGHEEFGCLPESTTVAEVLEMSSTKDDMTVVDLLAIMSWLMENNNIPENVTDATLYANEYVRSIDNLMDDGLVPAWNKPDGIPLFATNLLAESQHLLEDLVRNAPLGFKQSNRMANMEFGVLKVKNLSTYKFQEETAPSDDVIDRSATSIVLDPETLDALKTDDEDMALTTIIMKKGSFIQESSSLKSPNSHVIVHSLQVGGKLVSVPVSLTINLLQKETAEYEPVCSFLNINNKSNMYWDSYGCSLSDVTPFSVSCFCNHTTSFGILMQLRSFKISDADKNILKNLTYILCGFSIVGLMATLAVFLTVRSILRSDRVIIHINLSISMMVAQMLLLLSGLATKNQIVCRVFALLMHYFFLAMFCWMLVEGVHLYLQIVRVFNNGMDRKMLYMLIGWGTPAVVVVIAAGLRWEHYVNYESCWLSMESNVIWAFIGPALTVMLVNLVVLVSVVRIIVSSAAAKKDKEFDHVKAGLKGALFLLPILGLTWIFGILAQNAATLVFQYLFVIFNAMQGVFIFLAYCALNKEVRNAIQRSREKWALTRGDSSQLSTDNYSTKRSSEKGNRIVPMATSSEPEKIPLTTFKIKTRTTTHTTTHMVMTREDFSPDGEFLPTETVRFESWKV is encoded by the exons ATGACGGGCTATGCTGATTATTACAAATCTTCAGGCAGGCAGACACCTTTCAATTCAGGAGCTGTATTTGTACTTTCATCCACTGGCCATAAAG TTCTACCCAGTTTAACCACTGACTCGCCAGCTACAAACTCAACAACCACTCTGTCTGCAAGTACTATCTCCTCAACGATATCAACTGTACATTCAACTCAAATCCCAACAACCGAACAACCATCAAGAGGTATGACGTCATCAGAAATGCCCCCATCAACTACCACGTCTTCAACTGAAATCCCTACAACGCAATCAACGAGCCAACCTACTTCTCAAATAATCACTACGTCACAAACCAGTGCGTCTCAAACCACTGCGTCACCAACCAGTGAATCACAGACCAGTCCGTCACAAACCACTGTGTCACAGACAAGTCCAGCGCAAACCAATGCGTCACACACCAGTCCGTCACAGACCACTGCGTCACCAACCAGTGCATCACAGACCAGTCCGTCACAAACCACTGTGTCACAGACCAGTCCGTCTCAAACCACTGCACACCAGACCAGTGTGTCACAGACCAGTCCGTCACAGACCACTGCGTCACACACCAGTCCATCACAGACCACTGCGTCACAGACCAGTGCATCACAGACCAGTCCATCACAAACCACTGCGTCACAGACCAGTGCATCACAGACCAGTCCGTCACAAACCACTGCATCACAGACCAGTGCGTCACACACCAACGCACCAGTGACCAGTGCGTCACAAACCACTGCGTCACAGACCAGTGTGTCACACACCAGCGCGCCAGTGACCAGTGTGCCTACAACTGACTACATCTCTTCACAGCTTCTTACCACTACACCCCCTACTAATGTTCCCTTAACCCAACCAACATCTAATCAACATGTAAGCCACGCCCCTACAGATGCAGACATTATTGGAAATGAGAATGTATCAACTAAATCTTCAGCTACCTATTTAGATTCGGCAGGAATTCCAGAGAAATGCATCCCCGGACATGAAGAA TTTGGATGTTTACCCGAGAGTACAACAGTTGCAGAAGTGCTGGAGATGTCGTCAACGAAGGATGACATGACAGTTGTTGATCTACTTGCCATAATGAGTTGGTTAATGGAAAATAATAACATCCCTGAAAATGTTACTGATGCAACACTTTATGCAAAT gaGTACGTGAGGTCCATTGACAACTTGATGGACGATGGACTGGTTCCAGCATGGAATAAACCAGATGGG ATTCCACTTTTTGCAACAAATCTCTTGGCTGAGTCACAACATTTACTTGAAGATTTAGTAAGAAATGCTCCACTTGGCTTCAAACAGAGTAACAGGATGGCAAACATGG AATTTGGAGTTTTAAAAGTAAAGAATCTTTCAACTTACAAGTTCCAAGAAGAAACTGCTCCgtctgatgacgtcattgatagGTCGGCAACATCAATAGTCCTTGATCCAGAAACGCTAGATGCTCTGAAAACag ATGATGAGGATATGGCATTGACGACCATAATAATGAAGAAAGGAAGTTTCATACAGGAGAG TTCGTCTTTGAAATCACCGAATAGTCACGTGATTGTTCATTCATTACAAGTTGGAGGCAAGCTAGTCTCTGTTCCAGTCAGCTTGACAATTAATCTACTCCAG AAAGAAACAGCAGAATATGAACCTGTTTGTTCATTCctgaatataaataataaaag TAACATGTATTGGGATAGTTACGGATGTTCTTTGAGTGACGTCACACCATTTTCTGTTAGTTGCTTTTGTAACCACACGACTAGTTTCGGAATTCTAATGCAACTTCGATCTTTCAAG ATTTCAGATGCAGATAAGAATATCTTGAAGAATCTGACGTACATCTTATGCGGATTCTCTATCGTTGGTTTAATGGCTACACTCGCAGTGTTCCTTACTGTACG ATCGATCTTGAGGTCTGATCGTGTTATCATCCACATTAATCTATCTATATCAATGATGGTTGCCCAGATGCTATTATTATTGTCTGGTTTAGCAACTAAAAATCAG ATCGTGTGCCGTGTGTTTGCTCTACTGATGCATTATTTCTTCTTAGCGATGTTTTGTTGGATGTTGGTTGAAGGAGTCCATCTTTATCTTCAGATTGTAAGAGTTTTCAATAATGGAATGGACCGGAAGATGCTTTATATGCTCATAGGATGGG GGACAccagctgttgttgttgtcattgcGGCCGGTTTGAGGTGGGAACATTACGTCAACTATGAAAG ttGCTGGTTATCAATGGAGAGCAATGTGATTTGGGCGTTTATTGGTCCTGCATTGACTGTCATGCTG GTGAATTTGGTTGTTCTTGTCTCGGTGGTAAGGATCATTGTTTCTTCAGCAGCAGCCAAGAAAGACAAAGAATTCGACCATGTTAA AGCTGGACTAAAGGGGGCGCTGTTCTTGCTGCCCATTCTTGGACTGACGTGGATCTTTGGTATCTTGGCGCAGAACGCAGCGACTTTGGTTTTTCAATATCTCTTTGTTATTTTCAACGCAATGCAG GGAGTTTTTATCTTTCTAGCCTACTGTGCATTGAATAAGGAG GTTCGTAACGCCATTCAGCGAAGCAGAGAGAAGTGGGCCTTGACACGCGGTGATTCATCCCAACTATCGACTGATAACTACTCTACG AAGAGGAGTTCTGAGAAGGGAAATCGGATTGTTCCAATGGCAACATCTTCAGAGCCAGAGAAAATTCCACTCACCACCTTCAAGATTAAGACAAGGACTACCACTCACACAACCACAC ATATGGTAATGACGAGAGAGGACTTCTCACCAGATGGGGAGTTTTTGCCGACAGAAACGGTTCGATTTGAGTCCTGGAAAGTCTAA